In a single window of the Populus alba chromosome 16, ASM523922v2, whole genome shotgun sequence genome:
- the LOC118033109 gene encoding LOW QUALITY PROTEIN: exocyst complex component SEC15A-like (The sequence of the model RefSeq protein was modified relative to this genomic sequence to represent the inferred CDS: deleted 1 base in 1 codon) yields the protein MDAKPKRRTYVENGDGGEDLVLATLIGNGEDLGPIVRHAFEMGRPESLFHQLKSVVRKKEVEIEELCKSHYEEFILAVDELRGVLVDAEELKSELASENFRLQEVGSGLLIKLEELLESYSIKKNVAEAIKMSKVCIQVLELCVKCNNHMLESQFYPALKTVDLIERTYLHNIPMKALKMAIEKTIPVIKLHIEKKVTSQFNEWLVQIRSSAKDIGQTAIGHTSSARQRDEEMLERQRKAEEQNIRGLGDFVYTLDVAETDEDSIVKFDLTPVFRVYHIHACLGIQEQFRQYYYKNRLLQLNSDLQISTTQPFVEYYQTYLAQIAGYFIVEDRVVRTARDLLSANQVETMWETTVAKMTSVLDEQFSHMDSATHLLLVKDYVTLLGATLRQYGYEVGQILEVLDSSRDKYHELLLGECREQIVNALGNDTYEQMVMKKDTDYENNVLSFHLQTSDIMPAFPYIAPFSSMVPDTCRIIRSFIKGSVDYLSYGVHTNIYDVVRKYLDKLLIDVLNEVILSTIHGGAIGVSQAMQIAANISVLERACDFFLRHAAQLCGIPIRSVERPQASMTAKVVLKTSRDEAYIALLDLVNKKLDGLMALTENINWTSEETPQNGNDYINEVVNYLDTILSTAQQILPLDALHKVGSGALEHISNSIVGAFLSDSVKRFNANAVLSLNNDLKLLEDFADDRFHSTGLSEIHKEGSFRGCLIEARQLINLLSSSQPENFMNPVIRQKNYDALDYKKVGSICEKFKDSPDGIFGSLSTRNTKQSARKKSMDVLKKRLKDFN from the exons ATGGATGCGAAACCTAAGAGGAGAACTTATGTAGAGAATGGGGATGGAGGAGAGGACTTAGTGCTTGCGACTTTGATTGGAAATGGGGAGGATTTGGGTCCGATTGTCAGGCATGCATTTGAAATGGGGCGGCCTGAATCGCTGTTTCATCAGCTCAAGTCTGTTGTGAGGAAGAAGGAAGTTGAAATTGAGGAGCTGTGCAAAAGCCATTACGAGGAATTCATTCTTGCGGTTGATGAACTTCGTGGTGTATTGGTTGATGCTGAAGAGTTGAAAAGTGAGCTTGCAAGTGAGAATTTTAGATTGCAAGAAGTTGGGAGTGGTCTTTTGATCAAACTCGAGGAACTCCTTGAATCTTATTCGATTAAGAAGAATGTGGCTGAAGCTATTAAAATGTCAAAGGTATGCATTCAAGTTCTGGAACTCTGTGTCAAGTGTAACAACCACATGTTGGAAAGCCAGTTTTACCCAGCATTGAAAACAGTGGATCTGATTGAGAGGACTTACTTGCACAACATCCCTATGAAGGCACTTAAAATGGCCATAGAGAAGACAATTCCAGTAATAAAATTGCATATCGAGAAGAAAGTTACTAGTCAGTTTAATGAATGGCTAGTTCAAATAAGGAGTTCTGCTAAAGATATTGGACAAACAGCAATAGGTCATACTTCATCAGCCCGTCAAAGAGATGAGGAAATGCTGGAACGTCAGAGAAAAGCTGAGGAACAGAACATTCGAGGGTTAGGAGATTTTGTATATACTCTGGACGTTGCGGAAACTGATGAAGATTCTATTGTGAAGTTTGATCTTACTCCTGTTTTTCGGGTTTATCATATTCATGCTTGCCTTGGAATCCAAGAGCAGTTCCGTCAATACTACTATAAGAATAGGTTATTGCAACTCAATTCAGATTTGCAAATCTCTACTACTCAACCATTTGTTGAATATTATCAAACATATTTGGCTCAAATCGCTGGTTACTTCATAGTGGAGGATCGGGTTGTAAGAACTGCTAGGGATCTTTTGTCAGCAAATCAGGTTGAGACAATGTGGGAAACGACTGTAGCTAAAATGACATCTGTTCTGGATGAACAGTTTTCCCATATGGATTCTGCAACTCATCTTCTGCTGGTGAAGGATTATGTCACTCTTCTCGGAGCAACTCTTAGACAATATGGGTATGAAGTTGGCCAAATTCTTGAGGTTCTTGATAGTAGTCGAGATAAGTATCATGAGCTTCTTTTGGGAGAATGTCGGGAGCAAATTGTTAATGCTCTTGGAAATGACACCTATGAGCAGATGGTAATGAAAAAGGATACTGATTATGAGAATAATGTCCTCTCATTTCATCTTCAGACCTCCGATATAATGCCTGCTTTCCCATATATTGCACCATTCTCCTCCATGGTACCTGATACTTGCCGCATCATTAGATCTTTCATCAAAGGTTCTGTTGATTACTTGTCATATGGGGTGCATActaatatttatgatgttgTGAGAAAATATTTGGACAAGCTCTTGATTGATGTGTTAAATGAAGTTATACTTAGCACAATCCACGGTGGTGCAATTGGTGTGTCTCAAGCCATGCAGATTGCCGCCAACATATCTGTTCTTGAGAGagcttgtgat ttttttcttcgacATGCAGCCCAACTATGTGGAATCCCTATCCGATCAGTTGAAAGGCCTCAAGCTAGTATGACTGCCAAGGTGGTCCTAAAAACTTCAAGGGATGAAGCTTATATTGCTCTGCTGGATCTGGTGAACAAGAAATTAGATGGATTGATGGCACTTACTGAAAATATCAATTGGACCTCAGAGGAAACGCCACAAAATGGGAATGACTATATTAATGAGGTGGTTAATTACCTGGACACCATTTTGTCAACAGCACAACAAATTCTGCCCTTGGATGCCCTACACAAAGTTGGGAGTGGTGCCCTTGAGCACATTTCCAATTCCATTGTTGGGGCATTTCTTAGTGATAGTGTAAAGAGGTTCAATGCTAATGCAGTCCTATCTCTCAACAATGATTTGAAGTTGTTAGAGGATTTTGCTGACGACAGATTTCATAGCACTGGGCTGAGTGAAATACACAAGGAAGGTAGCTTTAGAGGCTGCTTGATAGAAGCACGACAGTTGATTAACCTTTTGTCAAGCAGCCAGCCAGAGAACTTCATGAATCCTGTGATAAGGCAGAAAAACTATGATGCTTTGGATTATAAGAAGGTGGGCAGCATCTGTGAGAAATTCAAGGATTCCCCTGATGGAATCTTTGGTAGCCTTTCAACCAGAAATACAAAGCAAAGTGCACGGAAGAAATCAATGGACGTGCTGAAGAAAAGATTGAAGGACTTCAATTGA
- the LOC118033110 gene encoding disease resistance protein RUN1-like isoform X2, with protein sequence MASGKYQESSSSRFSRCKYQVFLSFRGEDTRKNFTDHLYTALVQAKIRTFREDNEIRGGENIDLELQQAIQQSKIAIIVFSKNYASSRWCLDELVMIMERVRTGSCIVFPVFYDVDPSQVRKQTGSFAAAFVEHQKHFKEQMDRVNGWRIALKKVADVGGMVLGDGYEAQFVQSIVEKVSMKLDRKIFQVPLHFIGRDLLINCINSWLQNGSDGAAIAILCGIGGVGKTAIAKSVYNQNFHKFEGTSFLSNVRERSKESNGVVCLQRQLLSDILNKTVDEIHDVDEGIIKIKDALYCRKTFITLDDVDKREQFNAIVDMQNWFCQGSKIIVTTRNKSWIVADDEFVEFKVKPLDDEKSLELFSWHTFGQAHPVEDFTDLSWRIVNHCNGLPLAHRVIGSSLSRKRRQVWESILQEMEVIPNCEVQKVLRISYDSLDDDYQKDLFLDIACFFNGMDEDYVSTILDGLGVGATYRVDNLIDRCLLEIDQKKRLYMHQLIRDMGRQIARQESPKCQRIWHHTEAFTILKETIDAEKLRGLILDMNALKKDNCTEVICTDSMVRHKHDLFQHCPLPTFLSSEWISEFFCREQVQVGQTSLFPIPSTDVFRKIQNVKFLQLNYMKFYGSYEHFPKNLIWLCWHGFSLRSMPRHFCLEKLVVLDLSKSSLVDAWKGKLSLPKLKILDLRYSRDLITTPNFSGLPVLEKLILEGCVHLVQIHESIGDLHCLVILNLKNCKSLLELPEEISRLSSLQLLHLDGCSNLDGLNMGLDHHQGRRLLQSDGIVASTSYIASLLLKLFVPSMFSARKKSRFTSFPLPPSLVSLNLSDTPLRFLPENIKDLSTLRFLVLERCNMLQILPELPSNLVVLDVSYCYSLQALVKQIPFTRARDCDQLVQFQDLIKLELIQKADTHIFRIMEMVSVEMQPRLFKIQLRNNIFHVLIYNEGNEMLRFYEEGEEWLIQNEFGEHLSFKVSTPAAHRICGFNIFTWFSSTSELNIVTDPFSLVIKNKTKGRSMVFDCFGFLLDLWVEKGWLWISHCKSAVDDLGFDDGDEFSVSVLMDDPRVQIKRIGVRILHEQEGSRNDYNIIQSYNEAHSSSCSSSSDSKAITANSRSSSWDNRTLGDGYVAKAGIASQLFRHYFLLYPL encoded by the exons ATGGCTTCTGggaaatatcaagaatcctCATCCTCACGGTTTTCTCGTTGTAAATATCAAGtattcttgagttttagaggtgaaGACACCCGCAAGAACTTTACCGATCACCTCTATACAGCTCTAGTTCAAGCAAAGATTCGCACATTTAGAGAAGATAATGAAATCCGGGGAGGAGAAAATATCGATTTGGAGCTCCaacaggcaatacaacaatCAAAAATAGCTATAATCGTGTTCTCCAAAAACTATGCTTCATCAAGATGGTGCCTTGATGAACTTGTAATGATCATGGAGCGAGTGAGGACTGGTAGCTGCATAGTTTTTCCAGTATTCTATGATGTGGATCCATCCCAAGTCAGAAAGCAGACAGGGAGCTTTGCTGCAGCATTTGTGGAACATCAAAAGCATTTCAAGGAGCAGATGGACCGGGTGAATGGGTGGAGGATTGCTTTGAAGAAAGTTGCAGATGTAGGAGGAATGGTTTTAGGAGATGG ATATGAGGCACAATTTGTCCAATCTATTGTGGAGAAGGTCTCAATGAAATTGGATCGAAAAATATTTCAGGTCCCCCTTCatttcattggaagagatcttctAATAAATTGTATCAACTCATGGTTGCAAAATGGCTCTGATGGTGCTGCCATTGCTATACTCTGTGGAATTGGTGGGGTTGGGAAGACAGCCATAGCAAAGAGTGTTTATAACCAAAACTTTCATAAATTTGAAGGCACGAGCTTTCTATCAAATGTTAGAGAAAGGTCAAAAGAATCCAATGGTGTAGTTTGCTTACAGAGGCAACTTCTTTCTGATATCCTAAACAAGACTGTTGATGAGATACATGATGTTGATGAAgggattataaaaattaaagatgcaTTATATTGCagaaaaacttttattactctCGATGATGTAGACAAAAGGGAGCAATTCAATGCAATAGTTGACATGCAAAACTGGTTTTGTCAAGgaagtaaaatcattgtaacAACTAGAAATAAGAGTTGGATTGTGGCTGATGATGAGTTTGTCGAGTTCAAAGTTAAACCTCTAGATGACGAAAAATCACTTGAGCTTTTCAGTTGGCACACCTTTGGACAAGCTCACCCTGTTGAGGATTTTACTGATCTTTCTTGGAGAATAGTAAATCATTGTAATGGACTTCCATTAGCCCATCGTGTTATTGGTTCTTCATTATCTAGAAAAAGAAGACAAGTATGGGAAAGCATATTACAAGAAATGGAAGTGATTCCTAACTGTGAAGTTCAAAAGGTTCTTAGAATAAGTTATGACTCTCTCGATGATGATTATCAGAAGGACTTATTCCTTGATATTGCATGTTTCTTCAATGGCATGGATGAGGATTATGTATCTACGATACTAGACGGGCTTGGTGTAGGTGCAACGTATAGGGTTGACAATCTCATCGATAGATGTCTTCTGGAAATAGACCAAAAGAAAAGGTTGTATATGCATCAACTCATAAGAGACATGGGACGGCAAATTGCCCGCCAAGAATCAcccaaatgtcaaagaatatggcATCACACAGAAGCTTTTACAATATTGAAAGAAACAATT GATGCTGAGAAATTGCGTGGCCTTATCCTAGATATGAATGCATTAAAGAAAGATAATTGCACAGAAGTTATTTGTACTGATTCAATGGTTCGCCACAAGCATGACTTGTTTCAACACTGTCCTCTACCTACATTCCTCTCTTCAGAATGGATTTCCGAATTTTTCTGTAGGGAACAAGTACAAGTTGGCCAAACAAGTTTATTTCCCATCCCCAGCACGGATGTTTTCAGAAAGATACAAAATGTAAAATTCCTCCAACTAAATTACATGAAATTCTATGGAAGTTATGAACACTTCCCCAAGAACTTGATATGGTTATGTTGGCATGGATTCTCTTTGAGATCCATGCCAAGGCACTTTTGCTTAGAGAAGCTTGTGGTTCTTGATCTATCCAAAAGCAGTCTAGTTGATGCTTGGAAAGGCAAACTG TCTcttccaaaattaaaaattcttgatCTCCGTTACTCGCGTGATCTCATTACAACCCCAAATTTCTCGGGTCTCCCAGTCCttgaaaagctaatacttgaAGGGTGTGTCCATTTAGTTCAGATTCATGAATCTATTGGAGATTTACATTGTCTGGTGATCTTAAATCTGAAGAACTGTAAGAGTCTTTTAGAGCTACCAGAAGAAATAAGCCGTTTGAGTTCACTTCAATTGCTTCATTTAGATGGTTGCTCAAATCTTGATGGCTTGAATATGGGGTTAGATCATCATCAGGGGCGTAGGTTGCTTCAAAGTGATGGAATTGTTGCAAGTACATCATACATTGCATCTCTTCTGTTGAAGCTATTCGTTCCCTCTATGTTTTCAGCAAGGAAAAAATCGAGATTTACCTCCTTTCCATTGCCACCATCCTTGGTGTCACTAAATTTAAGTGATACTCCACTTCGTTTTCTTCCAGAAAACATTAAGGACCTCAGTACACTCAGATTCCTGGTTTTAGAAAGATGCAATATGCTTCAGATCCTCCCAGAGCTTCCATCCAACTTGGTTGTTTTAGATGTGTCCTATTGTTATTCACTGCAAGCACTTGTAAAACAAATCCCTTTTACCAGAGCACGTGATTGTGATCAATTAGTTCAATTCCAAGATTTGATTAAACTGGAATTGATCCAGAAGGCTGACACACACATTTTCAGAATAATGGAAATGGTCAGCGTTGAAATGCAGCCAAGGCTTTTTAAG ATACAGCTTCGGAACAACATATTCCACGTTCTCATTTACAATGAAGGAAATGAGATGTTAAGGTTTTATGAGGAAGGAGAGGAGTGGCTGATCCAGAATGAGTTTGGAGAGCACTTGTCATTCAAAGTATCCACTCCTGCTGCGCACCGGATATGTGGCTTCAATATATTCACATGGTTTTCTTCCACGTCAGAATTAAATATCGTAACTGATCCTTTTAGTcttgtaataaaaaacaaaaccaagggaagaAGCATGGTTTTTGACTGCTTTGGTTTTCTCCTAGATTTATGGGTTGAAAAAGGATGGCTATGGATAAGCCACTGTAAAAGCGCGGTCGATGATCTTGGgtttgatgatggtgatgaattCAGTGTTTCAGTGTTGATGGATGATCCACGTGTTCAAATAAAGAGGATTGGTGTACGAATACTGCATGAACAGGAAGGATCAAGGaatgattataatattatcCAATCATACAATGAAGCCCATAGCAGCAGTTGCAGCAGCTCATCAGACAGTAAGGCTATCACAGCAAACAGTAGGAGCTCCTCCTGGGACAATCGAACTCTCGGTGATGGATATGTAGCAAAAGCAGGAATAGCTTCTCAACTTTTTAgacattattttttgctttacccgttgtaa
- the LOC118033110 gene encoding disease resistance protein RUN1-like isoform X1 produces MASGKYQESSSSRFSRCKYQVFLSFRGEDTRKNFTDHLYTALVQAKIRTFREDNEIRGGENIDLELQQAIQQSKIAIIVFSKNYASSRWCLDELVMIMERVRTGSCIVFPVFYDVDPSQVRKQTGSFAAAFVEHQKHFKEQMDRVNGWRIALKKVADVGGMVLGDGYEAQFVQSIVEKVSMKLDRKIFQVPLHFIGRDLLINCINSWLQNGSDGAAIAILCGIGGVGKTAIAKSVYNQNFHKFEGTSFLSNVRERSKESNGVVCLQRQLLSDILNKTVDEIHDVDEGIIKIKDALYCRKTFITLDDVDKREQFNAIVDMQNWFCQGSKIIVTTRNKSWIVADDEFVEFKVKPLDDEKSLELFSWHTFGQAHPVEDFTDLSWRIVNHCNGLPLAHRVIGSSLSRKRRQVWESILQEMEVIPNCEVQKVLRISYDSLDDDYQKDLFLDIACFFNGMDEDYVSTILDGLGVGATYRVDNLIDRCLLEIDQKKRLYMHQLIRDMGRQIARQESPKCQRIWHHTEAFTILKETIQDAEKLRGLILDMNALKKDNCTEVICTDSMVRHKHDLFQHCPLPTFLSSEWISEFFCREQVQVGQTSLFPIPSTDVFRKIQNVKFLQLNYMKFYGSYEHFPKNLIWLCWHGFSLRSMPRHFCLEKLVVLDLSKSSLVDAWKGKLSLPKLKILDLRYSRDLITTPNFSGLPVLEKLILEGCVHLVQIHESIGDLHCLVILNLKNCKSLLELPEEISRLSSLQLLHLDGCSNLDGLNMGLDHHQGRRLLQSDGIVASTSYIASLLLKLFVPSMFSARKKSRFTSFPLPPSLVSLNLSDTPLRFLPENIKDLSTLRFLVLERCNMLQILPELPSNLVVLDVSYCYSLQALVKQIPFTRARDCDQLVQFQDLIKLELIQKADTHIFRIMEMVSVEMQPRLFKIQLRNNIFHVLIYNEGNEMLRFYEEGEEWLIQNEFGEHLSFKVSTPAAHRICGFNIFTWFSSTSELNIVTDPFSLVIKNKTKGRSMVFDCFGFLLDLWVEKGWLWISHCKSAVDDLGFDDGDEFSVSVLMDDPRVQIKRIGVRILHEQEGSRNDYNIIQSYNEAHSSSCSSSSDSKAITANSRSSSWDNRTLGDGYVAKAGIASQLFRHYFLLYPL; encoded by the exons ATGGCTTCTGggaaatatcaagaatcctCATCCTCACGGTTTTCTCGTTGTAAATATCAAGtattcttgagttttagaggtgaaGACACCCGCAAGAACTTTACCGATCACCTCTATACAGCTCTAGTTCAAGCAAAGATTCGCACATTTAGAGAAGATAATGAAATCCGGGGAGGAGAAAATATCGATTTGGAGCTCCaacaggcaatacaacaatCAAAAATAGCTATAATCGTGTTCTCCAAAAACTATGCTTCATCAAGATGGTGCCTTGATGAACTTGTAATGATCATGGAGCGAGTGAGGACTGGTAGCTGCATAGTTTTTCCAGTATTCTATGATGTGGATCCATCCCAAGTCAGAAAGCAGACAGGGAGCTTTGCTGCAGCATTTGTGGAACATCAAAAGCATTTCAAGGAGCAGATGGACCGGGTGAATGGGTGGAGGATTGCTTTGAAGAAAGTTGCAGATGTAGGAGGAATGGTTTTAGGAGATGG ATATGAGGCACAATTTGTCCAATCTATTGTGGAGAAGGTCTCAATGAAATTGGATCGAAAAATATTTCAGGTCCCCCTTCatttcattggaagagatcttctAATAAATTGTATCAACTCATGGTTGCAAAATGGCTCTGATGGTGCTGCCATTGCTATACTCTGTGGAATTGGTGGGGTTGGGAAGACAGCCATAGCAAAGAGTGTTTATAACCAAAACTTTCATAAATTTGAAGGCACGAGCTTTCTATCAAATGTTAGAGAAAGGTCAAAAGAATCCAATGGTGTAGTTTGCTTACAGAGGCAACTTCTTTCTGATATCCTAAACAAGACTGTTGATGAGATACATGATGTTGATGAAgggattataaaaattaaagatgcaTTATATTGCagaaaaacttttattactctCGATGATGTAGACAAAAGGGAGCAATTCAATGCAATAGTTGACATGCAAAACTGGTTTTGTCAAGgaagtaaaatcattgtaacAACTAGAAATAAGAGTTGGATTGTGGCTGATGATGAGTTTGTCGAGTTCAAAGTTAAACCTCTAGATGACGAAAAATCACTTGAGCTTTTCAGTTGGCACACCTTTGGACAAGCTCACCCTGTTGAGGATTTTACTGATCTTTCTTGGAGAATAGTAAATCATTGTAATGGACTTCCATTAGCCCATCGTGTTATTGGTTCTTCATTATCTAGAAAAAGAAGACAAGTATGGGAAAGCATATTACAAGAAATGGAAGTGATTCCTAACTGTGAAGTTCAAAAGGTTCTTAGAATAAGTTATGACTCTCTCGATGATGATTATCAGAAGGACTTATTCCTTGATATTGCATGTTTCTTCAATGGCATGGATGAGGATTATGTATCTACGATACTAGACGGGCTTGGTGTAGGTGCAACGTATAGGGTTGACAATCTCATCGATAGATGTCTTCTGGAAATAGACCAAAAGAAAAGGTTGTATATGCATCAACTCATAAGAGACATGGGACGGCAAATTGCCCGCCAAGAATCAcccaaatgtcaaagaatatggcATCACACAGAAGCTTTTACAATATTGAAAGAAACAATT CAGGATGCTGAGAAATTGCGTGGCCTTATCCTAGATATGAATGCATTAAAGAAAGATAATTGCACAGAAGTTATTTGTACTGATTCAATGGTTCGCCACAAGCATGACTTGTTTCAACACTGTCCTCTACCTACATTCCTCTCTTCAGAATGGATTTCCGAATTTTTCTGTAGGGAACAAGTACAAGTTGGCCAAACAAGTTTATTTCCCATCCCCAGCACGGATGTTTTCAGAAAGATACAAAATGTAAAATTCCTCCAACTAAATTACATGAAATTCTATGGAAGTTATGAACACTTCCCCAAGAACTTGATATGGTTATGTTGGCATGGATTCTCTTTGAGATCCATGCCAAGGCACTTTTGCTTAGAGAAGCTTGTGGTTCTTGATCTATCCAAAAGCAGTCTAGTTGATGCTTGGAAAGGCAAACTG TCTcttccaaaattaaaaattcttgatCTCCGTTACTCGCGTGATCTCATTACAACCCCAAATTTCTCGGGTCTCCCAGTCCttgaaaagctaatacttgaAGGGTGTGTCCATTTAGTTCAGATTCATGAATCTATTGGAGATTTACATTGTCTGGTGATCTTAAATCTGAAGAACTGTAAGAGTCTTTTAGAGCTACCAGAAGAAATAAGCCGTTTGAGTTCACTTCAATTGCTTCATTTAGATGGTTGCTCAAATCTTGATGGCTTGAATATGGGGTTAGATCATCATCAGGGGCGTAGGTTGCTTCAAAGTGATGGAATTGTTGCAAGTACATCATACATTGCATCTCTTCTGTTGAAGCTATTCGTTCCCTCTATGTTTTCAGCAAGGAAAAAATCGAGATTTACCTCCTTTCCATTGCCACCATCCTTGGTGTCACTAAATTTAAGTGATACTCCACTTCGTTTTCTTCCAGAAAACATTAAGGACCTCAGTACACTCAGATTCCTGGTTTTAGAAAGATGCAATATGCTTCAGATCCTCCCAGAGCTTCCATCCAACTTGGTTGTTTTAGATGTGTCCTATTGTTATTCACTGCAAGCACTTGTAAAACAAATCCCTTTTACCAGAGCACGTGATTGTGATCAATTAGTTCAATTCCAAGATTTGATTAAACTGGAATTGATCCAGAAGGCTGACACACACATTTTCAGAATAATGGAAATGGTCAGCGTTGAAATGCAGCCAAGGCTTTTTAAG ATACAGCTTCGGAACAACATATTCCACGTTCTCATTTACAATGAAGGAAATGAGATGTTAAGGTTTTATGAGGAAGGAGAGGAGTGGCTGATCCAGAATGAGTTTGGAGAGCACTTGTCATTCAAAGTATCCACTCCTGCTGCGCACCGGATATGTGGCTTCAATATATTCACATGGTTTTCTTCCACGTCAGAATTAAATATCGTAACTGATCCTTTTAGTcttgtaataaaaaacaaaaccaagggaagaAGCATGGTTTTTGACTGCTTTGGTTTTCTCCTAGATTTATGGGTTGAAAAAGGATGGCTATGGATAAGCCACTGTAAAAGCGCGGTCGATGATCTTGGgtttgatgatggtgatgaattCAGTGTTTCAGTGTTGATGGATGATCCACGTGTTCAAATAAAGAGGATTGGTGTACGAATACTGCATGAACAGGAAGGATCAAGGaatgattataatattatcCAATCATACAATGAAGCCCATAGCAGCAGTTGCAGCAGCTCATCAGACAGTAAGGCTATCACAGCAAACAGTAGGAGCTCCTCCTGGGACAATCGAACTCTCGGTGATGGATATGTAGCAAAAGCAGGAATAGCTTCTCAACTTTTTAgacattattttttgctttacccgttgtaa